In one Rutidosis leptorrhynchoides isolate AG116_Rl617_1_P2 chromosome 8, CSIRO_AGI_Rlap_v1, whole genome shotgun sequence genomic region, the following are encoded:
- the LOC139864129 gene encoding uncharacterized protein: MDVEDELLIFLIVYCYVRCKIISRRSKRKRDLTSALSGHDYTQELLVGSNTQCHELMRVSRDAYVLLCNHFKQKNWLQDSKHISVEEKIAMFLTVLAQNDRYRAAKYRFQHSLRTIHICFHEVLQGMMQFAREIIGPTSLDDPNVSDRQRYLREMFSGAIGALDGTLVHAIVPNKQQSAYRGRGGGRCYQNVLAICDFNMMFTFVWAGWEGIAHDSRILNEVLYNPTSGFPIPPPNKYYLCDAAYANTRGFLAPYRNTRYWLADFRRRRALTDKEKFNHGHAQLRNVIERSYGVLKGRFPILRQMAPFSFPVQRNVVIACFAIHNFIRKWNIYDKYFMEWDEDTLFDNDEQPEGDGEEAPVGMYDDAQNSQYMANLHDEIAQNLV, translated from the exons ATGGATGTTGAAGATGAACTTTTAATCTTCCTCATTGTTTATTGTTATGTGAGATGTAAAATCATATCAAGAAGATCAAAAAGGAAAAGAGATCTCACTTCCGCGTTAAGTGGACATGATTATACACAAGAGTTATTAGTTGGATCAAATACACAATGTCATGAGCTAATGCGTGTCTCACGTGATGCATATGTTCTATTATGCAATCATTTTAAACAAAAAAATTGGTTGCAAGATAGTAAACATATAAGTGTCGAGGAGAAGATCGCGATGTTTTTAACGGTTCTTGCCCAAAATGATCGGTATAGAGCAGCAAAATATCGATTTCAACACTCGTTACGAACCATTCACATATGTTTTCATGAAGTTCTACAAGGAATGATGCAATTTGCGCGAGAAATCATAGGGCCGACATCCCTCGATGACCCAAATGTTTCGGATAGACAAAGATATTTGAGAGAAATGTTTTCG GGAGCAATAGGTGCACTAGATGGAACACTTGTACACGCAATTGTGCCTAATAAACAACAATCTGCTTATAGAGGTCGGGGTGGCGGTCGTTGCTACCAAAATGTTTTAGCAATATGTGATTTCAATATGATGTTTACATTTGTTTGGGCCGGATGGGAAGGTATAGCACATGATTCTAGGATACTAAACGAAGTATTATACAATCCAACATCCGGTTTTCCTATTCCTCCACCAA ATAAGTACTATCTATGTGATGCCGCATACGCAAATACTCGAGGATTTTTGGCTCCATATCGTAACACAAGATATTGGTTGGCAGATTTTCGCCGTAGGCGTGCTTTGACCGATAAAGAAAAGTTTAATCACGGGCATGCACAACTTAGAAATGTCATTGAACGTTCTTATGGTGTCTTGAAAGGAAGATTTCCAATCCTAAGACAAATGGCTCCTTTTTCATTTCCGGTACAAAGAAATGTGGTGATTGCTTGTTTCGCGATACACAATTTTATAAGAAAATGGAATATATATGACAAGTATTTTATGGAGTGGGACGAAGATACTCTTTTTGACAATGATGAACAACCCGAAGGAGATGGAGAAGAAGCACCTGTTGGAATGTATGATGATGCTCAAAATTCTCAATATATGGCTAATTTGCATGATGAAATTGCTCAAAATTTAGTTTAA